From uncultured Pseudodesulfovibrio sp.:
TGACCTGGCTAAAAAGCATGCGGATTTCACCCGTTTTGCCAAAGTCAGAGTTAAGGCAATGGACAGAAACCACCGTCTGGCAAAAAGTCGTATGCAAATAACCAAACTCTCGGACGGATCTTACAAAGCTCTCTATCACGCCATCGACTATGCAACAGTAGTCTGCAAAGTGCGTCGCTCCAGTTCAAAATCCATCCCGTACGTAGCAGTTCTCAGTTATCGCGAACTGGTTATGGAAACGACAGCCCTCTCCCCTGAAGAATGCCGTAGAGCGGAATTCAAAGCAGTCTCAATTATCCCAAATCGCCAGATATTCAGCCATAAAAAAGGCCGCTGGCAATAAAACAAGGTTGGCCATCGCGGGACGAGCATACCTACTCGGTCTTGGCGTGCGTCTTCCATCCAGCAGGACCCATTATGGACGGACAAAATAGAAAAGACATCAAACCCGGCCTCAAAGTAAATATTGTCCTGAAAAAGGATCAACGATCCGGCAGGCTCACTCAAGGCACTGTTGCCAAGCTCTTGACCAAGTCTCCCACCCATCCCCACGGCATCAAGGTTCGCCTTGAAGACGGTCAGGTCGGGCGGGTCAAAGAAATTCTCCCGGAATAAGGTCATTCATCATATGACCATGCACATATGGGTCGATGCGGACGCCTGTCCCAATATCATCAAGGACATTCTGTTCAAAGTCGCTGCACGACGTCAGGTCAAACTGACACTGGTGGCCAACATTTCTCTTTCCGTACCATCTTCACCACTCATCAATTCCATTGTCGTCCCCGCCGGCTTTGACGAAGCCGACAATGAAATTGCCCGGCAGGTCTCCCCCGGAGACTTGGTCATCACAGCTGACATTCCTTTGGCAAACGCCATTGTGGACAAAGGTGCAACAGGTCTCAACCCTCGTGGGGAGCTCTACACCGAAGACAATGTCAAAGGGCTATTACGGATGCGCAACCTGATGGAAGAACTCCGAAGCGGAGGCATGGTCGCAGGTGGGCCGCCTCCAATCGGCCCTAAAGATAAACAGGAATTCACTAACCAACTTGACCGATTCCTGACACGAAACATAAAAAAGTCCGCCCTCTAAGAGGACGGACTTTTTTATTTATTCTCCCAAATAACTATACGCTATTTGTGTGACGCTAAAAAACGTCACAAGGAAAAACTTAATCGCATTTTGCCTTAATGGCGGCAGCGATGGCTTTACCCTGCTCGTAGCACTTGGACAAAGAATCATGATCAGGCACAAACTTGATCTTGACCGGATCAATGACTTCCATGTTCATGTCATTCAGCCACTGAGTCAGGACCTTGACGCACTCACCGGACCAGCCAAAAGAACCGATGGCCGAACCGATCTTGTTTTGCGGACGCAATCCCTTCATATAGGTCATCATGTCGGACATGAGCGGCAAAATGCCATTATTGTGTGTCGGGGAACCAACAATCACGGCAGCGGAATCAAAGACTTCATGCATGACTTCAGAATGATGATTGTTCTTCATGGACATGAGACGCACGGACACGCCTTCATCAACCAAAGCTGTCGCCACGGCTGTAGCCATTTTCTCAGTGGAATGCCACATGGAATCATACACAATGACAGCCTTCTTCTTGGGCTTCTGCTCCGCGTATTCCACGTACTTTTCCATGGCCCATTGACAATCTTCACCACGGAACATGAGACCATGATCAGGACAAAGCATGTCCAGCTCAAGATTCATCTCTTTCAAGAGATTCATAGTCTTAAGAACGACCGGGGAGTATGGCAACACGATATTCGCGTAATAGAAACGCATCAGCTCTTCCAGCTTATAACGATCTACTTCATCAGCAAAACGTTCTGAAGTGGCCCAGTTCTGTCCAAAAGCGTCATTGGTAAATGCAATTTTCTCTTCCGGGCAGTAGGTCAGCATGGAATCAGGCCAGTGCAACATACGGGTTTCGATAAACGAGAGGTGCCGCTTACCGATACAAATCTCAGTCCCGGTGGGCACAACTTCAACAGGCCAATCCTTATAATGGAAATGGGCCATCATAGCCTTCTGCCCCATAGGGGAAGTGTACACTTTCTTAGGCTTGTATTTTTCGATAGCCAACGCCAGACAGCCAGCGTGATCCGGTTCAAGGTGGTTAATAACAAAATAGTCGATTTTGCGATCACCCAACACCTGCGCGATATTGCACTGGAGGGTACCCCAGAACTCTTCCGCCACAGTGTCGACCAGGGTCACATTCTCGTCCATGATCAAAAAGTTGTTGTACGTAGTCCCCATCGGGGAATTGGAATACCCATGAAAATTCCGGCGGTTCCAATCAACCGAACCAATCCAGAAAATATCATTCTTAATTTCAACAGGTTTCATTTCTCTCTCCACATTGAACAGTCAATCAATCGTTATGGCAAAAAGAGACGCGAGCAACAGCACGCGTCTCAGCCCCGAATATTTCAGGCAAAAATTTAATCTTCCGGGACAAAGTTGTCCTTGGGAGCACCGCAGATGGGACACAACCAGTCTTCAGGAAGGTCATCAAAACTGGTACCAGCCGGAATGTCGGAATCTGGGTCACCCTGTTCCGGGTCATACACATAGCCACAAATCTCGCACACATATTTCTGCATGAGTCCATTCTCCTTTTGATCAGGCATATTCGCAGTCACCGCCGCTGCTGTCAACTTATCCGGATCTGTTTCAACCGGCAATTCGCAATCAGCCTTGGTTGATCCAGGTCCCATAAGAGGACGGAAACAATTCTTGGTACCACCACAGATAGGGCATCTCCACTCATCCGGAATGTCTTTAAAAAGAGTCCCTTTGGGAATCTTCCCCCTGCGGTCACCCTTATCTGGATTGTATATATACCCGCAGTTCACGGTCTGGCACTGATACATTTCTTCCGGATTTGCCATGGCTGCTCCACTGAAATTTAGAGGAAAATGGGCGGACCTCAAGGTCCGCCCGTACAGAATACTTTTTCAAACATCAGAGTAGTACAAACGTCCCACTCTCTTCGTCAAACTACGCAGCCCAAAGGCCATGCAAATTGCAGTATGCTCTGACGGATATGTCACCAGACAAACCGCAAGCACAGAATTCGGCTTCAGGAGCATCGCCGGCCTTGAGCATCTTAACGAAACAAGTGTCACCAACCATGACTTCGATCCATTCGATGTAATGTTTCTCTTCCATGGGATGTGCCACGTCACCCACTTTGACGGTAATCTTGTCGCCGTCCTTGGTCATGACAGGCACATGCTTTTCGACAGCAGCATCGACGGTATTCTCGGCCATGAGGACCATGTCCTGACCACAACAAACAAGATCACCAGCACCTTCATGAATAGCCAAAACGATGTTGCCACAGGCTTCACACTTGTAAATTTCACCCATTTTGATTCCCATGTCTCAATCTCCTTAAAGTATATGGTTTACCAGTTTGTATCTTTCATTTCGAAATGCGCCTGAGGATGGTCGCAGGCCGGACATTTGGCAGGAGCCGTTGTACCCGTATGGTTGTAACCACAGTTTTGACATCGCCACGTAATTTCGGTGTCCTTTTTGAAAACTTTGCCAGCCTCGATATTCGCAATCAAAGATTTATAGCGTTCCTCATGATACGCCTCCGCTATAGCGATATTTTCCATAACGCAGGCAATTTCAGTAAAACCTTCATCCCGTGCGATCTTGGCAAAATCAGGATACATACACTCGTGTTCTTCTTTTTCTCCGGCAGCCGCTGCATACAAATTTTCTAACGTGGTACCGATCTTTCCAGCAGGAAAGGTTGCGGTAATTTCAGCGTCGCCACCTTCAAGGAATTTGAACAAACGTTTAGCATGTTCTTTTTCATGGTTGGCTGTTTCCGTAAAAATATTAAATA
This genomic window contains:
- a CDS encoding YwbE family protein — protein: MDGQNRKDIKPGLKVNIVLKKDQRSGRLTQGTVAKLLTKSPTHPHGIKVRLEDGQVGRVKEILPE
- a CDS encoding YaiI/YqxD family protein, whose amino-acid sequence is MHIWVDADACPNIIKDILFKVAARRQVKLTLVANISLSVPSSPLINSIVVPAGFDEADNEIARQVSPGDLVITADIPLANAIVDKGATGLNPRGELYTEDNVKGLLRMRNLMEELRSGGMVAGGPPPIGPKDKQEFTNQLDRFLTRNIKKSAL
- a CDS encoding FprA family A-type flavoprotein, producing the protein MKPVEIKNDIFWIGSVDWNRRNFHGYSNSPMGTTYNNFLIMDENVTLVDTVAEEFWGTLQCNIAQVLGDRKIDYFVINHLEPDHAGCLALAIEKYKPKKVYTSPMGQKAMMAHFHYKDWPVEVVPTGTEICIGKRHLSFIETRMLHWPDSMLTYCPEEKIAFTNDAFGQNWATSERFADEVDRYKLEELMRFYYANIVLPYSPVVLKTMNLLKEMNLELDMLCPDHGLMFRGEDCQWAMEKYVEYAEQKPKKKAVIVYDSMWHSTEKMATAVATALVDEGVSVRLMSMKNNHHSEVMHEVFDSAAVIVGSPTHNNGILPLMSDMMTYMKGLRPQNKIGSAIGSFGWSGECVKVLTQWLNDMNMEVIDPVKIKFVPDHDSLSKCYEQGKAIAAAIKAKCD
- a CDS encoding rubredoxin, whose amino-acid sequence is MQKYVCEICGYVYDPEQGDPDSDIPAGTSFDDLPEDWLCPICGAPKDNFVPED
- a CDS encoding desulfoferrodoxin, which produces MGIKMGEIYKCEACGNIVLAIHEGAGDLVCCGQDMVLMAENTVDAAVEKHVPVMTKDGDKITVKVGDVAHPMEEKHYIEWIEVMVGDTCFVKMLKAGDAPEAEFCACGLSGDISVRAYCNLHGLWAA
- a CDS encoding rubrerythrin, whose amino-acid sequence is MSLKGTQTEKNILTAFIGESQARNKYTYFASVAKKEGYVQIFNIFTETANHEKEHAKRLFKFLEGGDAEITATFPAGKIGTTLENLYAAAAGEKEEHECMYPDFAKIARDEGFTEIACVMENIAIAEAYHEERYKSLIANIEAGKVFKKDTEITWRCQNCGYNHTGTTAPAKCPACDHPQAHFEMKDTNW